In Gorilla gorilla gorilla isolate KB3781 chromosome 12, NHGRI_mGorGor1-v2.1_pri, whole genome shotgun sequence, the following are encoded in one genomic region:
- the LOC101146005 gene encoding zinc finger protein 532-like produces the protein MVYVFNIFSFAYEVCLTVYEIFGLPGIAPSKTKSSSNFLSCIAAIAALSTKKAASDSSKEQVANSRESSSLPKEVNDSPRATDKSPESQNLIDGTKKTSLKQPDSPRNISSENSSKGTPASPAGSTPPIPKVHIKTTKTSSGEIKRTVTRVLPEVDLESGKKPSEQTVSVMASVTSLLSSPASAATLSSPARVPLQSAVVTNAVSSAEPTPKQVAIKPVATAFLPVSAVKTAGSQVISLKLANNTTVKATVVPAASVQSASSTIIKATNAIQQQTVMMPASSLANAKLVPKTVHLANLNLLPQVAQATSELCQVSTKTQQQIKKAIINAAASQAPKKVSRVQVVSSLQSSVVETFNKVLSSVNPVPVYIPNLSPPANAGITLLMPWYKCLECRDSFALEKSLTQHYDRWSVCIEVTCNLCTKNLRL, from the exons ATGGTCTAtgtgtttaa tatcttctcctttgcttatgaagtttGTTTGACTGTATATGAAATTTTTGGCCTCCCCGGCATTGCGCCATCAAAGACAAAGTCGTCCTCCAACTTCTTGTCCTGCATCGCTGCCATCGCAGCTCTCAGCACTAAAAAGGCGGCTTCAGACTCCTCCAAAGAACAAGTGGCCAATTCGAGGGAATCCTCCTCGTTACCAAAAGAAGTAAACGACAGTCCGAGAGCCACCGACAAGTCTCCTGAATCCCAGAATCTCATCGACGGAACCAAAAAAACATCCCTAAAGCAACCGGATAGTCCCAGAAACATCTCAAGTGAGAACAGCAGCAAAGGAACCCCGGCTTCTCCCGCAGGGTCCACACCACCAATCCCCAAAGTCCACATAAAAACCACTAAGACGTCTTCTGGGGAAATCAAGAGAACAGTGACCAGGGTATTGCCAGAAGTGGATCTTGAATCTGGGAAGAAACCTTCCGAGCAGACGGTGTCTGTGATGGCCTCTGTGACATCCCTTCTGTCGTCTCCAGCATCAGCTGCCACCCTTTCCTCTCCTGCCAGGGTGCCTCTCCAGTCTGCGGTGGTGACCAATGCAGTTTCCTCTGCAGAGCCCACCCCTAAACAGGTCGCAATCAAGCCTGTGGCTACTGCTTTCCTCCCAGTGTCTGCTGTGAAGACAGCAGGATCCCAAGTCATTAGTTTGAAGCTCGCTAACAACACCACGGTGAAAGCCACGGTTGTACCTGCTGCCTCTGTCCAGAGTGCCAGCAGCACCATCATTAAAGCCACCAATGCCATCCAGCAGCAAACTGTCATGATGCCAgcatccagcctggccaatgccaAACTTGTGCCAAAGACTGTGCATCTTGCCAACCTTAACCTTCTGCCTCAGGTTGCCCAGGCCACCTCTGAACTCTGCCAAGTGTCAACCAAAACTCAGCAACAAATAAAGAAGGCAATAATCAATGCAGCAGCCTCACAAGCCCCCAAAAAGGTGTCTCGAGTCCAGGTGGTGTCGTCCTTGCAGAGTTCTGTGGTGGAAACTTTCAACAAGGTGCTGAGCAGTGTCAATCCAGTCCCTGTTTACATCCCAAACCTCAGTCCTCCTGCCAATGCAGGGATCACATTACTGATGCCTTGGTACAAGTGCTTGGAGTGTAGGGACTCCTTTGCACTTGAAAAGAGTCTGACCCAGCACTATGACAGATGGAGCGTGTGCATCGAAGTAACATGCAACCTTTGTACAAAGAACCTCCGTTTATAG